From a single Apium graveolens cultivar Ventura chromosome 2, ASM990537v1, whole genome shotgun sequence genomic region:
- the LOC141707674 gene encoding putative protein phosphatase 2C 66 isoform X2, translating into MVARKVRDNLPNLLSTQWNNKLNKDQNYVAENKVGNSVAENGNAAENTYPDEHTDDGWCEPLEFEVNEDLPEMYWQLKQSMLKAFKLMDKELMLHPAIDCFCSGSTTVALVKQGQDLVIGNIGDSRAVLATRDKENSLTAVQLTIDLKPNLPREAARITQCKGRVFALQDEPDVPRVWLPNSDTPGLAMARAFGDFCLKDFGLISTPDVYYHRITESDEFVILATDGVWDVISNKEAVDIVASAPGRSTAARALIDCATRAWRLKYPTSKNDDCAVVCLYLEHAFTTDVAKAQSNVTGTPKEEVSMTVDNKSSDIGSISPSHSVMLAHSGTVRCSEEIVPVAQSAEERNSVKSIGQSKRSLADCISTAEEEEWSALEGITRVNSLLSLPRFLSADKGSASWRKVMWKS; encoded by the exons ATGGTTGCAAGGAAAGTTCGTGATAATCTTCCTAATCTGCTCAGCACTCAATggaataataaattaaataaggATCAAAATTATGTTGCTGAAAATAAGGTTGGTAATTCTGTTGCTGAGAATGGGAATGCAGCTGAAAACACATATCCAGATGAACACACAGATGATGGTTGGTGTGAGCCATTGGAATTTGAGGTGAATGAGGATCTCCCAGAAATGTATTGGCAACTCAAGCAGTCAATGTTGAAAGCTTTTAAGCTGATGGATAAGGAATTAATGCTGCATCCAGCTATTGATTGTTTCTGTAGTGGATCAACAACTGTTGCCTTGGTAAAACAG GGCCAAGATCTTGTAATTGGAAATATTGGTGATTCAAGAGCTGTGCTGGCAACTAGAGATAAGGAAAACTCTTTGACTGCTGTACAGTTGACAATTGACTTGAAACCCAATCTTCCAA GAGAAGCCGCTAGGATTACTCAATGCAAAGGAAGGGTTTTTGCATTGCAGGATGAACCAGACGTCCCACGTGTATGGTTGCCAAATAGTGACACACCTGGTTTGGCGATGGCTAGAGCTTTTGGAGATTTCTGTCTGAAGgactttggtttaatttcaaCGCCGGACGTTTATTATCACCGGATCACTGAGAGCGACGAATTCGTCATACTTGCTACTGATGGG GTATGGGATGTCATTTCTAACAAAGAAGCTGTGGATATTGTGGCCTCAGCTCCTGGACGCTCTACAGCAGCCAGAGCCCTTATAGATTgtgctacaagagcatggaggcTTAAATATCCTACATCAAAGAATGATGACTGTGCTGTTGTTTGCCTTTACCTGGAACATGCATTCACAACTGATGTGGCTAAAGCACAGAGCAATGTGACTGGTACTCCCAAAGAAGAAGTATCTATGACAGTAGACAATAAGAGTTCAGATATAGGAAGCATTTCACCTTCTCATTCAGTTATGCTCGCACATTCTGGTACTGTGAGATGCTCTGAAGAGATTGTACCTGTAGCACAATCAGCAGAAGAAagaaactctgtgaaaagcatAGGACAATCTAAGAGGAGTCTAGCTGACTGCATTTCAACTGCAGAAGAGGAGGAATGGTCAGCCCTCGAAGGTATTACAAGGGTCAATAGCCTGCTGAGTCTCCCAAGATTTCTGTCCGCTGATAAAGGATCAGCTAGTTGGAGGAAAGTGATGTGGAAGAGTTAA
- the LOC141707674 gene encoding putative protein phosphatase 2C 66 isoform X1: MGSSCSALFRAENDKCVATHDLKLNKCGGVDATARLINNGATNIASLHTQQGKKGTNQDAMIVWENFSSRGETVFCGVFDGHGPYGHMVARKVRDNLPNLLSTQWNNKLNKDQNYVAENKVGNSVAENGNAAENTYPDEHTDDGWCEPLEFEVNEDLPEMYWQLKQSMLKAFKLMDKELMLHPAIDCFCSGSTTVALVKQGQDLVIGNIGDSRAVLATRDKENSLTAVQLTIDLKPNLPREAARITQCKGRVFALQDEPDVPRVWLPNSDTPGLAMARAFGDFCLKDFGLISTPDVYYHRITESDEFVILATDGVWDVISNKEAVDIVASAPGRSTAARALIDCATRAWRLKYPTSKNDDCAVVCLYLEHAFTTDVAKAQSNVTGTPKEEVSMTVDNKSSDIGSISPSHSVMLAHSGTVRCSEEIVPVAQSAEERNSVKSIGQSKRSLADCISTAEEEEWSALEGITRVNSLLSLPRFLSADKGSASWRKVMWKS; the protein is encoded by the exons ATGGGGTCTAGCTGTTCGGCATTATTCCGAGCTGAAAATGATAAATGTGTCGCAACTCATGATTTGAAGCTCAATAAGTGTGGCGGCGTGGATGCAACTGCTCGCTTGATTAACAATGGAGCTACCAACATTGCCTCTTTGCATACGCAGCAGGGTAAGAAAGGAACCAATCAAGATGCAATGATCGTCTGGGAG AATTTTAGTTCAAGAGGTGAGACTGTCTTTTGTGGAGTATTTGATGGTCATGGTCCTTATGGTCATATGGTTGCAAGGAAAGTTCGTGATAATCTTCCTAATCTGCTCAGCACTCAATggaataataaattaaataaggATCAAAATTATGTTGCTGAAAATAAGGTTGGTAATTCTGTTGCTGAGAATGGGAATGCAGCTGAAAACACATATCCAGATGAACACACAGATGATGGTTGGTGTGAGCCATTGGAATTTGAGGTGAATGAGGATCTCCCAGAAATGTATTGGCAACTCAAGCAGTCAATGTTGAAAGCTTTTAAGCTGATGGATAAGGAATTAATGCTGCATCCAGCTATTGATTGTTTCTGTAGTGGATCAACAACTGTTGCCTTGGTAAAACAG GGCCAAGATCTTGTAATTGGAAATATTGGTGATTCAAGAGCTGTGCTGGCAACTAGAGATAAGGAAAACTCTTTGACTGCTGTACAGTTGACAATTGACTTGAAACCCAATCTTCCAA GAGAAGCCGCTAGGATTACTCAATGCAAAGGAAGGGTTTTTGCATTGCAGGATGAACCAGACGTCCCACGTGTATGGTTGCCAAATAGTGACACACCTGGTTTGGCGATGGCTAGAGCTTTTGGAGATTTCTGTCTGAAGgactttggtttaatttcaaCGCCGGACGTTTATTATCACCGGATCACTGAGAGCGACGAATTCGTCATACTTGCTACTGATGGG GTATGGGATGTCATTTCTAACAAAGAAGCTGTGGATATTGTGGCCTCAGCTCCTGGACGCTCTACAGCAGCCAGAGCCCTTATAGATTgtgctacaagagcatggaggcTTAAATATCCTACATCAAAGAATGATGACTGTGCTGTTGTTTGCCTTTACCTGGAACATGCATTCACAACTGATGTGGCTAAAGCACAGAGCAATGTGACTGGTACTCCCAAAGAAGAAGTATCTATGACAGTAGACAATAAGAGTTCAGATATAGGAAGCATTTCACCTTCTCATTCAGTTATGCTCGCACATTCTGGTACTGTGAGATGCTCTGAAGAGATTGTACCTGTAGCACAATCAGCAGAAGAAagaaactctgtgaaaagcatAGGACAATCTAAGAGGAGTCTAGCTGACTGCATTTCAACTGCAGAAGAGGAGGAATGGTCAGCCCTCGAAGGTATTACAAGGGTCAATAGCCTGCTGAGTCTCCCAAGATTTCTGTCCGCTGATAAAGGATCAGCTAGTTGGAGGAAAGTGATGTGGAAGAGTTAA